In Geopsychrobacter electrodiphilus DSM 16401, a single window of DNA contains:
- the gyrB gene encoding DNA topoisomerase (ATP-hydrolyzing) subunit B — protein MSGSYKADSIKVLEGLSAVRKRPAMYIGSTSTAGLHHLVYEVVDNSIDEALAGHCDSVKVTIHEDNSVTVEDNGRGIPVDWHAAENKAAAEVVMTVLHAGGKFDNDSYKVSGGLHGVGVSVVNALSKKLELEIRRDNKIYRQDYRIGVPVMPLKEEGDTVKRGTRITFWPDDDIFETTEFSFETLSQRLRELAFLNAGVRIIIHDDRTEKVNDFFYEGGICSFVEYLNRAKSSLHPAPIFVRGTREGVDIEVAIQYNDSYDEKIFSFANNINTHEGGTHLSGFKAALTRTMNSYATANNLLKNVKVAISGDDLREGIAAVISVKLSEPQFEGQTKTKLGNSDVKGFVESLVNEKLATYLEENPQIARKILEKGIDAARAREAARKARDLTRRKGALDGLSLPGKLADCQEKDPALCEIYLVEGDSAGGSAKQGRERRYQAILPLKGKILNVEKARFDKLLTSNEIRTLITAMGTSIGKDDFDVSKLRYHRIIIMTDADVDGSHIRTLLLTFFFRQMPELVERGHLYIAQPPLFKAKKGKRELYLKDDEALLEYLLDTGVDGATVELSSGKVTRGKQIIPTLKNIIEFNKIFEKVSNRGVPVEILKILVRGHIRNGYADHQSLQPLADSLFAIQPDIKCEVMQDPDRILVTLGNLHARIDRQMVEILSSHEYKLLLQAYKQVEEICDGEPVTINYEERTNVQVLSRQELLEHFLARAKKGQYIQRYKGLGEMNPEQLWETTMDPEKRILLQVTIQDAVKADEIFTVLMGDQVEPRREFIERNALNVANLDV, from the coding sequence ATGAGTGGAAGTTATAAAGCGGACAGCATTAAAGTTTTAGAAGGACTATCTGCTGTTCGTAAAAGACCGGCTATGTATATAGGATCAACCAGTACCGCAGGTCTTCATCATTTAGTTTATGAAGTGGTAGACAATTCGATTGATGAAGCCCTGGCAGGTCATTGTGACAGTGTAAAGGTTACAATTCACGAAGATAATTCAGTAACGGTTGAGGATAACGGTCGTGGTATCCCCGTCGATTGGCACGCAGCCGAAAATAAAGCAGCCGCTGAAGTTGTTATGACTGTTTTACATGCAGGCGGTAAATTTGATAACGATTCTTATAAAGTATCAGGTGGATTGCATGGTGTTGGCGTTTCGGTCGTCAATGCTTTGTCAAAAAAACTGGAACTCGAAATAAGAAGAGATAATAAAATTTATCGACAGGATTATCGAATTGGCGTTCCCGTCATGCCATTAAAAGAAGAGGGTGATACTGTAAAGCGCGGCACGCGAATTACTTTTTGGCCTGATGATGACATTTTTGAAACGACTGAATTTTCTTTCGAGACTCTCTCCCAACGATTACGAGAACTTGCTTTCCTAAATGCCGGGGTCAGAATTATCATTCATGATGATCGTACTGAAAAGGTTAATGATTTTTTCTACGAAGGGGGAATCTGTTCATTTGTTGAATATTTAAATAGAGCCAAATCATCATTACATCCTGCACCTATATTCGTGCGAGGTACCAGGGAAGGTGTAGATATTGAGGTTGCTATTCAATACAACGATAGCTATGACGAGAAAATTTTTTCTTTCGCAAATAATATTAACACCCATGAAGGGGGCACTCATTTAAGCGGTTTTAAAGCTGCTTTAACCCGGACAATGAATTCCTACGCGACAGCTAATAATCTTCTTAAAAATGTTAAGGTCGCAATCTCTGGCGATGACTTGCGTGAAGGAATCGCTGCGGTAATTTCGGTCAAACTGTCTGAACCTCAATTTGAAGGTCAGACAAAAACGAAATTGGGAAATTCCGATGTAAAGGGATTTGTTGAGTCTCTGGTGAATGAAAAACTTGCAACCTATCTCGAAGAAAATCCGCAGATTGCGCGTAAAATTCTCGAAAAAGGCATTGATGCAGCCCGCGCCAGAGAGGCGGCGCGCAAGGCGCGTGATTTAACGAGACGCAAAGGGGCACTGGACGGTCTCTCCCTGCCCGGCAAGTTGGCGGATTGTCAGGAGAAGGATCCCGCGCTTTGTGAGATTTACCTGGTCGAGGGCGATTCGGCCGGAGGTAGCGCAAAACAAGGGCGAGAGCGTCGTTATCAGGCGATTCTTCCGCTTAAAGGGAAAATTCTCAATGTAGAGAAAGCCCGGTTTGATAAACTGCTGACATCCAATGAAATCAGAACCCTCATCACCGCCATGGGAACCAGTATTGGTAAAGATGATTTTGATGTTTCGAAATTGCGTTATCACCGGATCATTATCATGACCGACGCCGACGTCGACGGTTCGCACATTCGTACCCTGTTGTTGACTTTTTTCTTTCGGCAGATGCCGGAACTGGTTGAACGCGGTCACCTTTATATTGCGCAACCACCGTTATTTAAAGCCAAAAAAGGGAAACGCGAACTCTATCTTAAAGATGACGAAGCACTGCTTGAATACCTGCTGGATACAGGAGTTGATGGGGCTACGGTTGAACTTAGTAGCGGAAAGGTGACCCGCGGCAAGCAGATTATCCCCACCTTAAAAAATATAATTGAATTCAATAAAATTTTCGAAAAGGTATCAAACAGAGGGGTTCCGGTCGAGATTTTGAAAATTCTAGTGCGTGGGCATATACGCAACGGTTATGCCGATCATCAATCACTACAACCTCTCGCTGATAGTCTCTTTGCGATACAACCCGACATAAAATGCGAAGTTATGCAAGACCCCGATCGAATTTTGGTGACTCTTGGTAATTTGCATGCACGTATTGATCGTCAAATGGTTGAAATACTTTCGTCCCATGAGTACAAGCTGCTTTTGCAAGCATATAAACAGGTTGAAGAAATTTGCGATGGGGAACCAGTTACAATCAACTATGAAGAAAGAACTAATGTTCAGGTCCTCAGTCGTCAGGAACTGCTTGAGCATTTTCTGGCTCGTGCTAAAAAAGGGCAGTATATTCAGCGGTACAAAGGCCTTGGTGAAATGAACCCCGAGCAATTGTGGGAGACCACAATGGATCCGGAGAAGCGGATTCTACTGCAGGTAACGATTCAGGATGCAGTCAAAGCAGATGAAATATTTACGGTATTAATGGGGGATCAAGTCGAGCCGCGGCGCGAATTTATCGAACGCAATGCCTTGAATGTTGCCAATCTTGACGTTTAA